One Campylobacterota bacterium DNA window includes the following coding sequences:
- a CDS encoding diguanylate cyclase, which produces MRLFFFFLIVAVPLFSQAPLEKVSVQMSWKFQFEYAGFIAAKEKGFYKDAGLDVELREYREGVDTVADVLSRKATYGLYNTSIVIEGGRLKPIVLLGTYYQHSPLIFVARKGITNPSQMVGKTIMGTKDEFKYSTLGLMLGHFGVTGKNARFVDHTFHVDDFVNGKVDVMSVFRSNELYYLDKAGIEYETIDPADYGFVMSAVNLFTSPAEALKHTERTRRFIQATNRGWHYALAHSDEIVDIIRRKYTTNKSREALQYEAKVTKDLMLTDFYKIGEVNPELTVRAFKQLSQAGLLRSDQKLGRFMFNDIMAASDKGLELSPEEKEYLLNKKKILMCVDPEWYPLEAIREGKHIGMAAEVVDHFEKKLGTPIELVPTSSWEQSLQYVRSRRCDILSLSGETPQRLAYLDFTEPYLTFPLVLVTTVEKPFSENLNDLKGKKIGVVKGYATLGRLREQYKEVSIVEVASITEGLKMVERGELFGYIDNLAVATSYVQKEYAGSLKVSSRLYEKDELRVATRSDQPILHSIFEKSVRNLDEGTMQGIYNRWMSTVEEVPWIDRNVIYKTLGFILLGSLMFGWRYYDLRRLNTKLREMSITDKLTGLYNRQKTDQRLIEEKTVLSRYSEYRSSIILIDIDYFKTINDTYGHQAGDTVLCELAGIFRKNLRSIDIVGRWGGEEFIVILPHTALEQAKSVAENLRVAVAEHRFDGYGTVTISIGVGEMDRALSIHENIAHVDCALYKAKREGRNLVRIVDDEICGKTMPC; this is translated from the coding sequence GTGAGATTATTTTTTTTCTTTTTGATAGTGGCGGTTCCCCTGTTTTCGCAGGCTCCTCTCGAAAAAGTTTCGGTGCAGATGTCGTGGAAGTTTCAGTTCGAATACGCCGGATTCATCGCGGCCAAGGAAAAAGGGTTTTACAAGGATGCGGGGCTCGACGTCGAGTTGCGCGAATACCGTGAAGGGGTCGATACCGTCGCGGACGTCCTGAGCCGCAAGGCGACGTACGGGCTGTACAATACCAGCATCGTCATCGAGGGAGGGCGTCTGAAGCCTATCGTGCTGCTGGGGACATACTACCAGCATTCCCCGCTCATCTTCGTCGCCCGAAAAGGGATCACGAACCCGTCGCAGATGGTGGGGAAAACGATCATGGGGACAAAAGACGAGTTCAAATACAGCACCCTTGGGCTGATGCTCGGACATTTCGGGGTCACCGGGAAAAACGCCCGTTTCGTCGACCACACTTTCCACGTCGACGATTTCGTCAACGGCAAAGTCGACGTCATGAGCGTTTTCCGCTCCAACGAGCTGTATTATCTCGACAAGGCGGGGATTGAATACGAAACGATCGATCCCGCCGATTACGGGTTCGTGATGAGTGCGGTGAACCTTTTCACGTCCCCCGCCGAAGCGCTGAAGCATACGGAACGGACCCGGCGTTTTATCCAGGCGACGAACCGTGGATGGCACTACGCGTTGGCCCATTCGGACGAGATCGTCGATATTATTCGGCGCAAATATACCACCAACAAGTCCCGTGAAGCGCTGCAGTACGAGGCGAAAGTGACGAAAGATCTGATGCTGACCGATTTTTACAAAATCGGCGAAGTCAATCCCGAACTCACCGTGCGCGCCTTCAAGCAGCTCTCGCAGGCGGGGCTTTTGCGTTCGGACCAGAAGCTCGGACGGTTTATGTTCAACGATATCATGGCCGCTTCGGACAAGGGGCTCGAACTGAGCCCGGAAGAAAAAGAGTATCTCCTGAACAAGAAAAAGATCCTCATGTGCGTCGATCCCGAATGGTATCCTCTCGAAGCGATCCGCGAGGGCAAGCACATCGGTATGGCCGCAGAGGTAGTGGATCATTTCGAGAAAAAGCTCGGAACGCCGATCGAGCTTGTGCCGACCTCTTCTTGGGAACAATCCCTCCAATACGTCAGGTCCCGGCGGTGCGATATTCTTTCCCTCTCGGGCGAGACACCCCAGCGGCTGGCCTATCTCGATTTTACCGAGCCCTACCTGACCTTTCCCCTCGTGCTGGTCACGACCGTGGAAAAACCTTTCAGCGAAAACCTGAATGATCTGAAAGGGAAAAAAATCGGCGTCGTCAAAGGATATGCGACCCTCGGACGGCTGAGGGAACAGTACAAAGAGGTCTCGATCGTCGAGGTGGCATCGATTACCGAAGGGCTGAAAATGGTCGAGAGGGGAGAACTGTTCGGATACATCGACAATCTGGCGGTTGCCACCTCGTACGTCCAAAAAGAGTACGCTGGCAGTCTCAAAGTCTCGTCGCGCCTCTACGAAAAAGACGAATTGCGGGTCGCGACCCGCAGCGATCAGCCGATCCTGCATTCGATCTTCGAAAAATCGGTTCGGAATCTCGACGAGGGGACGATGCAGGGGATCTACAACCGCTGGATGTCCACCGTCGAAGAGGTCCCCTGGATCGACCGGAACGTCATCTACAAAACACTCGGTTTCATCCTCCTCGGATCGCTGATGTTCGGATGGCGTTATTACGATCTCCGGCGCCTGAACACCAAACTCCGGGAGATGTCGATCACCGACAAACTGACGGGGCTTTACAACCGTCAAAAGACCGACCAGCGCCTGATCGAAGAGAAAACGGTACTGTCGCGTTATTCGGAATATCGCAGTTCGATCATACTGATCGACATCGATTATTTCAAAACGATCAACGACACCTACGGCCACCAGGCGGGGGATACCGTTCTTTGCGAGCTGGCGGGCATTTTCCGGAAAAATCTCCGATCGATCGACATCGTCGGCCGGTGGGGGGGCGAAGAATTTATCGTCATTCTGCCGCACACGGCGCTCGAACAGGCAAAATCGGTTGCGGAAAACCTCCGCGTGGCGGTGGCGGAACACCGGTTTGACGGCTACGGGACGGTGACGATCAGCATCGGCGTGGGGGAAATGGATCGCGCCCTCAGTATCCACGAAAACATTGCGCACGTCGATTGCGCTTTGTACAAGGCCAAACGCGAAGGACGCAATCTCGTCCGGATCGTGGATGATGAAATCTGCGGAAAGACGATGCCGTGCTGA
- a CDS encoding flagellar hook-length control protein FliK, whose product MIQLKTDGRVSIILPNTNKALAEALKNATPEQLSTLKEGKDVRSLLTSLFQDKTTSAKSDQMLLDILKNAPAFKQMGNFSDNLGGLIKELKSSPELAAKTEILTPFVKQASAISAPALQTQLLQSGVFMESKIARALETLPLLKQTLEALETLLVQSNRPPIKEHARVLGELLKNPVLAQTAPDPKNAAEANFSPSPKAAAAFSEALRGFVEGLRGSLAKNDLLYARETAALVDRLVSIAASLEPLPTPPSPQAAQEVKTALGELYTLLLRSSDPASDTLLDSIESLLRVLRSPSAAEATLQNGIERLAETFETLLASADVSLSEELPALLAQIAEFTDPEALNLDTLLEKSLGSDLKARLLTLSEELQASPDPKAAELREHVDRLLTQIDYHQLLSGLGNSTSVYFPFAWEMLEEGSLGFKKSEGKKFYCEINLRLKEYGELNLMMALYDETQIEIQAHTQNPEFKTLLTDNVAELRSLLIDAGLTPRRIRIADMKESLQTGGYDDHGTLTDHGFEVTV is encoded by the coding sequence ATGATACAGCTTAAAACCGACGGCCGCGTCAGCATCATCCTTCCCAACACCAACAAGGCGCTCGCCGAGGCGCTCAAAAACGCCACCCCCGAACAACTCTCGACGCTTAAAGAGGGCAAGGACGTCCGGTCGCTCCTCACGTCGCTGTTTCAGGACAAAACAACCTCGGCCAAATCGGACCAGATGTTGCTGGACATCCTCAAAAACGCCCCGGCTTTCAAACAGATGGGCAATTTTTCGGACAACCTCGGCGGCTTGATCAAGGAGCTCAAAAGTTCGCCGGAACTGGCCGCCAAAACCGAAATCCTCACCCCGTTTGTCAAACAGGCTTCCGCCATCAGCGCGCCGGCGCTCCAGACCCAGCTCCTCCAAAGCGGCGTATTCATGGAATCCAAAATCGCCCGCGCCCTTGAGACCCTCCCCCTCCTGAAACAAACGCTCGAAGCATTGGAAACCCTCCTCGTCCAAAGCAACCGTCCACCGATAAAAGAGCATGCGCGCGTCCTCGGTGAACTGCTGAAAAACCCCGTGTTGGCGCAGACCGCACCCGATCCCAAAAACGCCGCTGAGGCAAATTTTTCACCCTCTCCCAAAGCGGCCGCGGCCTTCTCCGAAGCGCTCAGGGGATTTGTCGAGGGGTTGCGCGGGTCGCTGGCCAAAAACGACCTCCTCTACGCCAGGGAGACCGCCGCACTGGTCGACAGACTCGTCTCTATCGCCGCGTCGCTCGAACCGCTTCCGACCCCGCCCTCCCCGCAGGCCGCGCAAGAGGTCAAAACCGCGCTCGGTGAGCTCTATACCCTGCTGCTGCGCAGTTCCGATCCCGCTTCGGATACGCTGCTCGATTCGATCGAATCTCTTTTGAGGGTGCTCCGTTCCCCCTCCGCCGCCGAAGCTACCCTCCAAAACGGCATCGAGCGCCTGGCCGAAACGTTCGAAACCCTCCTCGCATCGGCCGATGTTTCCCTCTCCGAAGAGCTTCCCGCCCTGCTGGCCCAAATCGCCGAATTTACCGATCCCGAAGCGCTGAATCTCGATACCCTCCTCGAAAAATCGCTGGGCAGCGACCTCAAAGCCCGGCTCCTCACCCTCTCCGAGGAGCTTCAGGCCTCCCCCGATCCCAAAGCCGCCGAACTGCGCGAGCACGTCGACCGGCTCCTCACCCAGATCGACTACCACCAGCTCCTCTCGGGGCTGGGCAATTCGACATCGGTCTATTTTCCCTTTGCATGGGAGATGCTCGAAGAGGGGTCGCTCGGGTTCAAAAAAAGCGAAGGGAAAAAGTTCTACTGCGAAATCAACCTCCGGCTCAAAGAGTACGGCGAGCTCAACCTCATGATGGCCCTTTACGACGAAACCCAGATCGAAATCCAGGCGCATACGCAAAACCCCGAGTTCAAAACGCTGCTTACCGAC